A genome region from Petrotoga sibirica DSM 13575 includes the following:
- a CDS encoding DUF402 domain-containing protein, whose translation MKIQVDEIKIFENNLYGIKRKWKILSSHNSVDFIKRILCPSDDVMLTYYHDEKGEMSKYLIYIDFGKYNVNTDNIEFQDQELDLLVYNNLKYKILDMDELLNAFDCKKITFSDIQKILITLEQFINNFNYLGIIGALQLRFGTNAINWLLKNKTSIV comes from the coding sequence ATGAAAATTCAAGTAGATGAGATAAAGATATTTGAAAATAATCTGTACGGAATTAAAAGAAAATGGAAGATTTTATCTTCGCATAACTCAGTTGATTTCATAAAACGCATATTATGCCCCAGTGACGACGTTATGCTAACCTATTATCATGATGAGAAAGGCGAAATGTCTAAATATCTCATTTATATAGATTTTGGTAAATACAATGTCAACACCGACAATATTGAATTTCAAGATCAAGAATTGGATCTTCTAGTTTATAACAACTTAAAATACAAAATACTCGATATGGACGAATTATTAAATGCTTTTGATTGCAAAAAAATCACTTTTTCTGATATACAAAAGATTTTAATAACTCTTGAGCAGTTTATTAATAATTTTAATTATTTGGGTATAATCGGCGCTCTTCAACTCAGATTTGGCACAAACGCTATTAATTGGCTTTTGAAAAACAAAACTAGTATAGTATAA
- a CDS encoding PspC domain-containing protein, translated as MRKLYRSRENKILAGVCGGLGEYFQIDPVIIRLLWIVLSLVWGFGVILYIIAIFIIPPQPQGNNYSEQFEETPENGHSHISHNIEDEDRKVVIGLFALLFIVIGLIILVSMITPSTFFFRNFIKIVISILLIGIGAYLISKSRTKK; from the coding sequence TTGAGAAAACTTTATCGTTCCAGAGAAAACAAGATTTTAGCTGGCGTTTGTGGAGGCTTAGGTGAATATTTCCAAATAGATCCAGTCATCATAAGATTGTTGTGGATTGTATTAAGTTTAGTTTGGGGATTCGGAGTTATTTTGTACATAATCGCAATTTTTATAATTCCCCCTCAACCTCAAGGAAATAATTATTCTGAACAATTTGAAGAAACACCCGAAAACGGGCATAGTCATATTTCACATAATATAGAAGACGAAGACAGAAAAGTCGTCATAGGTTTATTTGCTTTACTATTTATCGTAATTGGGCTAATTATTTTAGTAAGTATGATAACTCCTTCTACATTCTTCTTTAGAAATTTTATCAAAATCGTGATAAGTATATTACTGATTGGAATTGGGGCATATTTAATTTCCAAATCAAGAACCAAAAAATAA
- a CDS encoding complex I 24 kDa subunit family protein, giving the protein MEKYYEKELLEELHDIQETYGFISEEDILRISQKRDIPKAQLYGVISFYSMFHLEPTGKYIVRVCDSVSCRLNESAALVKALKDYLKVGENETTKDKKFTLEVVECLGHCDEGPVMMVNDTYYTNLTVTKAIQILDSLE; this is encoded by the coding sequence ATGGAAAAGTATTATGAAAAAGAACTTTTGGAAGAACTTCACGATATTCAAGAAACATACGGGTTCATCTCTGAAGAGGATATCTTGAGAATCTCACAAAAAAGAGACATCCCCAAAGCTCAGTTGTACGGAGTGATCAGTTTTTATTCTATGTTCCATCTTGAACCAACTGGGAAATACATCGTACGTGTTTGTGACAGTGTCTCATGTAGATTAAACGAGTCAGCAGCACTAGTTAAAGCCCTAAAAGATTATCTCAAAGTTGGAGAAAATGAAACCACAAAAGACAAAAAATTCACATTAGAGGTAGTTGAATGTTTAGGACATTGCGATGAAGGACCTGTAATGATGGTTAACGATACTTATTACACCAATCTGACGGTTACAAAGGCTATTCAAATACTCGATTCACTGGAATAG
- a CDS encoding complex I 51 kDa subunit family protein: MERIFLKKDLGKSLEEYDFPGLKNVFKMQPQQVISKIKESGLRGRGGAGFPTGIKWETVLSIEDDTKFIICNADEGEPGTFKDRFLLENLPFKVLEGIIISGYATGSKYGYIYIRGEYVEAIKIVKKAIEKLYEKNILGENILNSDFSFDLKLVRGAGAYVCGDETSLINSIEGDRGKSRIKPPLPVFEGLYGKPTVVNNVETLAAAAEIMNYDNNPYSEMGTEKSRGTKLVSISGDVNKPGVYEVEFGKLTVRDIVQELAGGVKGEKIGFVIPGGISTEILTEEELDVPYTYENLQKMGSNIGSGGMIVVSSQRNYLEIVKNVSDFFRDETCGTCFPCREGNKNISKIVSDIYKRGYPTSKDIEIISDIQYAVSSAARCGFGESSLNLILSLFEKFYTKKVEV; the protein is encoded by the coding sequence ATGGAAAGAATCTTTCTAAAAAAGGACTTGGGTAAAAGTTTGGAAGAATACGACTTTCCAGGCTTGAAAAATGTTTTTAAGATGCAGCCCCAACAAGTTATCAGCAAAATAAAAGAAAGTGGTTTAAGAGGAAGAGGGGGAGCCGGTTTTCCTACAGGTATAAAATGGGAAACGGTGCTTTCAATTGAAGATGACACCAAGTTTATCATATGTAATGCGGATGAAGGAGAACCAGGAACTTTCAAAGACAGATTTTTGTTGGAAAATCTACCCTTTAAAGTTTTGGAAGGCATAATAATCAGTGGTTATGCCACTGGATCAAAATATGGTTACATCTACATTAGAGGTGAATACGTAGAAGCAATAAAAATCGTTAAGAAAGCTATCGAAAAACTTTATGAAAAAAATATATTGGGAGAAAATATTCTAAACTCAGATTTCTCGTTTGATTTGAAGTTAGTGAGAGGTGCAGGCGCCTACGTATGTGGAGACGAAACATCTTTAATTAATTCCATTGAAGGAGACAGAGGAAAATCCCGTATAAAGCCTCCCTTACCAGTTTTTGAGGGATTGTATGGTAAACCGACAGTTGTCAATAACGTTGAAACATTAGCTGCAGCAGCAGAAATAATGAACTATGATAACAACCCTTATTCAGAAATGGGAACTGAAAAAAGTAGAGGAACAAAATTAGTCTCTATCAGTGGTGACGTTAACAAACCAGGCGTTTACGAAGTAGAATTTGGAAAGTTAACAGTTAGAGATATCGTACAAGAATTGGCAGGAGGGGTTAAAGGAGAAAAAATCGGTTTTGTTATACCAGGTGGAATTTCCACCGAAATATTAACTGAAGAGGAATTAGATGTACCTTACACCTATGAAAATCTTCAAAAAATGGGGAGTAACATCGGATCTGGCGGAATGATAGTAGTTTCTTCACAAAGAAATTATTTAGAAATCGTTAAAAATGTCTCCGACTTTTTCCGAGACGAAACATGTGGAACGTGTTTCCCATGTAGAGAAGGAAACAAGAATATAAGCAAAATCGTTTCGGATATATATAAAAGAGGATATCCAACTTCAAAAGATATAGAAATAATCTCTGATATACAGTACGCGGTAAGTTCTGCAGCACGCTGTGGATTTGGAGAATCTTCGTTGAACCTCATTCTCTCCCTGTTTGAGAAATTTTACACAAAGAAGGTGGAAGTATGA
- a CDS encoding NADH-dependent [FeFe] hydrogenase, group A6, whose translation MKVKINNREYEFDHEISILDATKNAHIKIPTLCYSEKLEPFGSCRLCSVEIKGERTLKPACVTKITDGMEIFTHSQRVRKTRKTIMELIIASHGISCNLNCLTCSKSGSCEIKEVAEEIGVTEIRVPPISNGLSEDQSSYSIVREPQKCIVCNRCVRKCSEVQSVNILTIANRGPDTYVTTFMDKGMGNVDCTNCGQCILECPTGALHEVYQMDQVWAALSDESKFVIVQTAPAVRVAISEEFDAEPGKIATKQMVAGLRLLGFDKVFDTNFAADLTIMEEANEFLERFKNNGKLPLFTSCSPGWVKFLEHNYPEFIDNLSSCKSPQQMFGAIAKTYYANKLGISKEDMVVVSVMPCTAKKFERVRPEMKGDVDYVLTTRELAKMFKLAGIDLLNVPPEEYDEPLGISSGAGAIFGATGGVMEAALRTAYEVITGEELEKLDFEAVRGIKGIKEATVEIDGINLKVAIVNGLGNARKVLEMIKSGEKEYQFVEFMACPGGCIGGGGQPIPTNKEIILKRMQAIYEIDRSLPIRKSHENPAIKTLYEEFLEEPLSEKSHELLHTTYVARS comes from the coding sequence ATGAAAGTAAAGATAAACAACAGAGAATATGAATTTGACCATGAAATTAGTATTTTAGATGCCACAAAGAACGCTCACATAAAAATACCAACACTTTGTTATTCTGAAAAGCTTGAACCTTTTGGAAGTTGTAGACTTTGCTCTGTTGAAATAAAGGGTGAAAGAACCTTAAAACCAGCTTGTGTAACAAAAATAACCGATGGTATGGAAATCTTTACTCATTCTCAAAGAGTAAGAAAAACAAGAAAAACTATCATGGAATTGATAATAGCTTCTCATGGAATAAGCTGCAACTTAAATTGCCTTACATGCTCAAAATCCGGCAGTTGTGAGATAAAAGAGGTTGCTGAAGAAATAGGTGTAACTGAAATAAGGGTCCCCCCGATATCTAATGGTTTATCAGAAGACCAAAGCAGTTATTCAATTGTCAGAGAACCTCAAAAATGTATCGTTTGTAACCGATGCGTCAGAAAATGCTCAGAAGTCCAGTCGGTTAACATATTAACAATTGCAAACAGAGGGCCAGATACATACGTTACAACTTTCATGGACAAAGGTATGGGGAACGTAGATTGTACAAATTGTGGACAATGTATCTTAGAATGCCCCACAGGAGCATTACATGAGGTTTATCAAATGGACCAAGTATGGGCTGCTCTCTCTGACGAAAGTAAATTTGTAATCGTTCAAACGGCTCCTGCCGTTAGAGTTGCAATATCTGAAGAATTCGATGCCGAACCAGGAAAAATCGCAACAAAACAAATGGTGGCAGGGTTAAGATTGTTAGGATTTGATAAAGTCTTCGATACTAACTTTGCTGCTGACTTAACGATAATGGAAGAAGCTAATGAATTCCTTGAAAGATTTAAAAACAATGGGAAGCTTCCTTTATTCACCTCTTGTAGTCCAGGATGGGTTAAATTCTTAGAACATAATTATCCCGAATTTATTGATAACCTTTCATCGTGTAAATCTCCTCAACAGATGTTTGGAGCTATTGCCAAAACATATTATGCAAACAAATTAGGAATCTCAAAAGAAGATATGGTTGTCGTTTCTGTCATGCCATGTACCGCCAAGAAATTTGAACGGGTTAGACCAGAAATGAAGGGCGATGTCGATTATGTATTAACCACCCGCGAATTGGCAAAAATGTTTAAACTAGCTGGTATAGATTTGCTGAACGTTCCACCGGAAGAATACGATGAACCTTTAGGTATCTCTTCTGGTGCCGGCGCTATTTTTGGAGCAACAGGTGGTGTCATGGAAGCTGCTCTTAGAACTGCTTACGAGGTAATAACTGGTGAAGAATTAGAAAAATTGGACTTTGAAGCCGTTAGAGGCATTAAAGGAATAAAGGAAGCTACCGTGGAAATTGATGGAATAAATTTAAAAGTAGCTATCGTGAATGGTTTAGGTAACGCCAGAAAGGTTTTAGAAATGATCAAAAGTGGTGAAAAAGAGTATCAATTTGTGGAATTCATGGCATGTCCAGGTGGATGTATTGGTGGAGGTGGTCAACCTATCCCAACAAACAAGGAAATAATTCTAAAAAGGATGCAAGCGATATACGAAATTGACAGATCCTTACCAATAAGAAAATCTCATGAAAACCCTGCTATTAAAACTTTATACGAAGAATTTCTAGAAGAACCATTAAGCGAGAAATCTCATGAATTGTTGCACACAACTTATGTTGCAAGGAGTTAA
- a CDS encoding sensor histidine kinase, which produces MSIEDTGRGIPQEDSHRIFDRFYRGDKARTSSEKSTGLGLAIVKEIVNAHNGRIEVESEVGKGTVFSLFLPIEK; this is translated from the coding sequence ATATCCATAGAAGACACCGGTAGAGGTATTCCCCAAGAAGATTCACATAGAATATTCGATCGTTTCTATAGAGGAGATAAAGCAAGGACAAGCAGTGAAAAAAGTACTGGCTTAGGGCTGGCAATTGTCAAAGAGATCGTTAATGCTCATAATGGAAGAATAGAAGTGGAAAGCGAAGTCGGAAAAGGAACTGTGTTTTCTTTATTTTTGCCTATTGAAAAATAA
- a CDS encoding sensor histidine kinase gives MILAGIGGFFYADSSLKPVEKIINTAKNIEENNLNERIKVKSQDELGRLASTLNQMISRLEKAFEQQKQFTADVSHDLRTPFSVIQAESSLSLKKDRSIEEYKKSLESILEETSYMSEIIDKLLFLARSDNKTQFYNFTKTNLRSLLEEVIKKVSPLYHNKGLTLQVEKLEKLNILADKDKLKEAIINILDNSLKYTDKGKVTISSVKISNFAKYP, from the coding sequence ATGATTCTTGCAGGGATCGGAGGATTTTTTTACGCTGATAGTTCTCTTAAACCTGTTGAAAAAATTATAAATACTGCAAAGAATATCGAAGAAAATAATTTGAATGAAAGAATAAAAGTAAAGTCACAAGATGAGTTAGGAAGGCTAGCCTCCACATTGAATCAAATGATTTCTAGACTTGAAAAAGCCTTTGAACAACAGAAGCAATTCACCGCAGATGTTTCTCATGATTTGAGAACGCCATTTTCTGTAATTCAAGCTGAAAGTAGTTTGTCATTGAAAAAAGACAGATCCATAGAAGAGTATAAAAAATCTTTAGAGTCGATCTTAGAAGAAACTTCTTATATGTCAGAAATTATCGATAAATTGCTTTTTTTAGCTAGGAGTGATAACAAAACTCAATTTTACAATTTTACGAAAACTAATTTGAGATCTTTGTTGGAGGAAGTCATAAAAAAAGTTAGTCCTTTATACCACAACAAGGGGTTAACTTTGCAAGTTGAAAAATTGGAAAAGTTAAATATCTTGGCAGATAAAGATAAATTAAAAGAAGCTATTATAAATATTTTAGATAATTCTTTAAAGTACACGGATAAAGGAAAAGTTACTATTTCTTCTGTTAAAATTAGTAATTTTGCTAAATATCCATAG
- a CDS encoding response regulator transcription factor: MKVRKLVFDFDELFARVRSLLRRESFTRNPILKVGDLTLNTLTREVWMGEKKLKLTPKEYNILEYFMRNPKIVVTRTILEEKM, encoded by the coding sequence TTGAAAGTCAGAAAATTAGTTTTTGATTTCGATGAATTATTTGCAAGGGTTAGGTCTTTGCTAAGAAGAGAAAGTTTTACTCGCAACCCAATTCTTAAAGTAGGAGATTTAACTTTAAACACCTTAACAAGGGAGGTTTGGATGGGAGAGAAAAAATTAAAATTAACCCCAAAGGAATACAATATCTTGGAGTATTTTATGAGAAACCCAAAAATAGTAGTTACCAGAACTATTCTTGAGGAAAAAATGTAG
- a CDS encoding glycerol-3-phosphate acyltransferase, which produces MKLLISLVTSYLIGSIPWSYIFAKIFSGKDIRKEGTKNVGTTNAWKIAGPVAGVLSFTGDSTKGVLAILIGFTLGIGKSWWPLLALVAIIGHSWSIWLKGKGGVGVAASVGSFVILFPLESAAFGILAGTLWLTFGKGIMFVLSFLWPFVILIGYLRGTMDLLGIILTIILVACLFIKGWENLKNAFQEVKEPLKENFVRRKLWRYMGFLFPALAYPLWGPVVFSYIVVIAGLIALSLELIRKYSKSINEFLKKIFKPVGKSEEAHKISGTSYFLMGSAIAGLFPVPYSLISIVMLVLGDSWAVLVGKKRGKHQWLKGKSVEGSLACFFISFVSGVVYMNLLDLPISYMSLVAGALSATVVEGFGDWLNDNLTMAPIAAFFMWLVNI; this is translated from the coding sequence ATGAAATTGTTAATCTCTTTGGTTACAAGTTATCTTATTGGTTCGATACCATGGAGTTATATTTTTGCAAAAATTTTTTCAGGAAAGGATATTAGAAAAGAAGGAACTAAAAATGTTGGCACAACTAACGCTTGGAAAATAGCCGGACCTGTAGCAGGTGTATTGTCTTTCACAGGAGATTCTACCAAAGGGGTTTTGGCTATTTTAATTGGTTTTACGCTTGGTATAGGTAAGAGTTGGTGGCCATTACTTGCTTTAGTTGCAATAATAGGTCATTCTTGGTCTATTTGGCTGAAGGGTAAAGGTGGTGTTGGGGTAGCAGCCTCTGTGGGATCTTTTGTTATTTTGTTTCCATTAGAGTCTGCAGCTTTTGGTATATTAGCTGGAACATTATGGCTTACTTTTGGTAAGGGGATAATGTTTGTTTTGTCATTTTTATGGCCTTTTGTTATTTTGATAGGATATCTGAGAGGTACTATGGATTTATTGGGTATTATTTTGACTATTATTTTGGTGGCTTGTCTTTTTATTAAAGGTTGGGAGAATTTGAAAAATGCTTTCCAAGAGGTAAAAGAGCCTTTAAAAGAGAATTTTGTTAGAAGAAAGCTCTGGCGTTATATGGGCTTTTTGTTTCCAGCACTTGCTTACCCTCTCTGGGGTCCTGTAGTTTTTAGTTATATTGTTGTAATTGCTGGTTTAATAGCACTTTCTCTTGAATTAATAAGAAAATATTCAAAGAGTATAAATGAATTTTTGAAGAAAATTTTTAAACCCGTTGGAAAAAGTGAAGAAGCTCATAAGATTTCGGGAACAAGTTATTTTCTTATGGGTTCAGCTATTGCGGGATTGTTCCCTGTTCCATATTCTTTGATCTCTATTGTGATGTTAGTACTGGGAGACTCTTGGGCTGTGTTGGTAGGAAAAAAGAGGGGTAAACATCAATGGTTGAAAGGGAAGTCCGTGGAAGGGAGTTTAGCATGTTTTTTCATTTCTTTTGTATCAGGAGTTGTTTACATGAATTTGCTCGATTTACCAATTAGTTATATGAGCTTGGTTGCGGGTGCACTTTCGGCAACTGTTGTGGAGGGGTTTGGTGATTGGTTAAACGATAATTTGACTATGGCTCCAATAGCAGCTTTTTTCATGTGGCTGGTTAATATATAA
- the aglA gene encoding alpha-glucosidase AglA, producing MPVKISFIGAGSVRYTVKLVGDLAKTKELNGSLISFMDIDEERLNAVDNLAKRYTEEIGGNLKFEKTTNREESLKDADFVINTALYRAPGHEDGYVSYEIMRDVAEKYGYYRGIDSQEFNMVSDYYTFTNYNHLKLSLDIAKSIEKICPNAWLIQTANPVFEITQLIKRLTNVKVVGFCHGIGGIHEVLKTLGLEEKETDWQVAGVNHGIWLNRFLYKGEDGYQILDKWIKEESNNWEPKDPWDTHLAPAVIDMYKFYGLLPIGDTTRNSTWKHHNSLQAKKKWYGKFGAIDNEVERPKFYEELRQIKRLIIQVSKDPSIKITEHWPEEFPKEKMSGEQQIPFINALTNDVEARLFLNVLNNGTIKNIPNDVVVEVPVKVNKNGIFPEKIQPDLPEKIKNYYIIPRITRMEMALEAFITGDRKILEEVLVRDPRTKNYDDIPKLWDEIFDLPFNKEMKEHYRS from the coding sequence ATGCCAGTTAAAATTTCTTTTATAGGAGCAGGTAGTGTCAGGTACACAGTAAAATTAGTAGGAGATTTAGCAAAAACAAAGGAATTAAATGGAAGTTTAATCTCTTTCATGGACATAGACGAAGAACGGTTAAATGCTGTAGATAACCTTGCTAAAAGATACACAGAAGAAATAGGTGGAAATCTTAAATTTGAGAAGACTACCAACCGTGAAGAATCTTTAAAAGATGCAGACTTTGTTATAAACACGGCATTATACAGAGCACCAGGTCATGAAGATGGTTATGTAAGTTATGAAATCATGAGAGATGTTGCAGAAAAATATGGTTACTACAGAGGAATAGATAGTCAAGAGTTCAACATGGTATCGGATTATTATACATTCACAAACTACAACCATCTGAAATTATCACTCGATATAGCCAAATCGATTGAAAAAATATGTCCGAATGCATGGCTTATACAAACTGCTAACCCCGTTTTTGAAATTACACAATTGATTAAAAGGCTGACCAACGTAAAAGTAGTGGGCTTTTGTCATGGCATTGGAGGTATCCACGAAGTTCTAAAAACTTTAGGATTAGAAGAAAAAGAAACTGATTGGCAGGTAGCTGGTGTAAACCATGGAATATGGCTGAACAGATTTCTATACAAAGGCGAAGATGGCTACCAAATCTTAGATAAATGGATAAAAGAAGAATCAAACAATTGGGAACCAAAAGATCCTTGGGATACACATTTAGCTCCTGCAGTTATCGATATGTACAAATTCTATGGATTGTTACCCATAGGAGACACAACTAGAAACAGCACTTGGAAACATCATAATAGTTTACAAGCAAAAAAGAAATGGTATGGAAAGTTTGGGGCAATAGACAACGAAGTTGAAAGGCCGAAGTTCTATGAAGAACTACGTCAAATAAAAAGATTGATAATTCAAGTTTCGAAAGATCCAAGTATCAAAATAACAGAACACTGGCCTGAAGAGTTCCCAAAGGAAAAAATGAGTGGTGAACAACAGATACCTTTTATAAACGCTTTAACTAACGATGTTGAAGCAAGGTTGTTCTTGAATGTTTTGAATAATGGAACGATAAAAAACATTCCTAACGATGTAGTTGTAGAAGTGCCTGTAAAAGTTAACAAAAATGGAATATTCCCTGAAAAGATACAGCCAGATCTACCAGAAAAGATTAAAAATTACTATATAATCCCCAGAATCACAAGAATGGAAATGGCATTAGAAGCCTTTATAACGGGAGATAGAAAGATCTTAGAAGAAGTTTTAGTAAGAGATCCAAGAACCAAAAATTATGACGATATCCCTAAATTGTGGGATGAGATATTCGATTTACCATTCAACAAGGAAATGAAGGAGCATTATAGAAGTTAA
- a CDS encoding TRAP transporter substrate-binding protein, with product MKKLFIVTLALVMVFSVTIFPLQKQGDKIILMASDDHAWGYPTVEGLDVMAKLVNMWTGGRIEIKIYPSAVLGSEKETIEQTQMGIIDINRTSISPLTSLYDKLNVLALPYLYRDRDHMWNVLNGDIGQSILEELQQVGLVGLAYMDSGARSFYAKKPIYSPDDMKGMVIRVQKSELMMDVVRALGAKPTPMAFEEVYTALQTGVIDGAENNPPSYLETHHYEVARYFSLDEHSMVPEMIFMSKVTWDQLSEQDRQIIKMAAQAAQEAEIKLWLDQEKAALKEVQDAGVTIIHPEKQPFIDAMEDVYKKYGAKYSDLIEQIQSIE from the coding sequence GTGAAAAAGTTGTTTATTGTTACGTTAGCTTTGGTGATGGTGTTTTCGGTAACTATCTTTCCTTTACAAAAACAAGGTGACAAAATCATTTTGATGGCCTCTGACGATCATGCATGGGGTTATCCAACGGTAGAAGGTTTAGATGTTATGGCAAAACTAGTTAATATGTGGACTGGCGGAAGGATTGAAATAAAAATCTATCCAAGTGCTGTTTTAGGATCTGAAAAAGAAACTATCGAACAAACACAAATGGGTATAATAGACATAAACAGAACTTCTATTTCTCCTTTAACTTCGCTATACGATAAGCTAAACGTTTTAGCATTACCCTACTTATATAGAGATAGAGACCATATGTGGAATGTTTTAAACGGCGACATTGGTCAGAGCATTCTTGAAGAATTACAACAAGTAGGTTTGGTAGGATTAGCTTACATGGACTCCGGTGCAAGAAGCTTTTATGCTAAAAAGCCCATATATTCACCGGATGATATGAAAGGTATGGTAATTAGAGTTCAAAAAAGTGAATTAATGATGGATGTAGTGAGGGCATTGGGAGCAAAGCCTACCCCAATGGCTTTTGAAGAAGTATATACAGCTTTACAAACTGGGGTTATAGATGGGGCAGAAAATAATCCTCCTAGTTATTTAGAAACACATCATTATGAAGTGGCTCGTTATTTTTCGTTAGATGAGCACTCCATGGTACCAGAAATGATTTTTATGAGTAAGGTCACTTGGGATCAATTATCAGAACAAGACAGACAAATTATAAAAATGGCTGCTCAAGCAGCTCAAGAAGCAGAAATTAAACTCTGGCTTGATCAAGAAAAAGCTGCTTTGAAAGAGGTACAAGATGCAGGAGTGACGATTATTCATCCAGAAAAACAGCCTTTTATAGATGCTATGGAGGATGTTTATAAAAAATATGGTGCAAAATATTCTGATCTCATTGAACAAATCCAATCGATAGAATGA
- a CDS encoding TRAP transporter small permease, translating into MHRFFERVDKIFFALLGAALLFNVAITFSQVIARYIFNSPLFWQEEMSGVTMIYLVVIGTTWGIRKSIHISISIVSNFLFKKAPIIPDILEILAYIAYSILAIIYGFQLADLTKFQTLPTLGIKQSYIYGVIPISGFIMFYFVFERIFALWKSKKEGDKI; encoded by the coding sequence ATGCATAGATTTTTCGAGAGGGTTGACAAAATCTTTTTTGCCTTATTGGGTGCCGCACTACTTTTTAATGTTGCTATCACATTTTCACAAGTGATTGCTAGATATATTTTTAATTCTCCTTTGTTTTGGCAGGAGGAAATGTCAGGTGTAACAATGATTTATTTAGTGGTTATAGGAACTACATGGGGAATCAGGAAATCTATTCATATTTCGATTTCAATAGTCTCTAACTTTTTATTTAAGAAAGCCCCTATAATACCAGATATATTGGAAATTTTAGCATATATTGCTTACTCCATTCTAGCAATCATTTATGGATTCCAACTTGCAGATTTAACAAAATTTCAAACATTGCCTACCCTTGGAATAAAGCAATCTTACATTTATGGAGTTATCCCTATTAGTGGATTTATAATGTTTTATTTTGTATTTGAAAGAATATTTGCATTGTGGAAAAGCAAAAAAGAGGGGGATAAAATATGA